Proteins encoded together in one Flavobacterium keumense window:
- a CDS encoding 2-dehydro-3-deoxyphosphooctonate aldolase, whose amino-acid sequence MKKNILYIALSILISSCVSTKSTLKNVDDTAPDLVVNSNNTFEIKLFSTDKKYGYDKDYPINIFYQTSKSDANQERFLNALAGPKGEKISYTKLESCCPFPTKRSDMGAGFLDVYELKWEGQKKPVVLYLNIYEKGVLMVPFGLRLKDK is encoded by the coding sequence ATGAAGAAAAATATTCTCTATATAGCACTTAGTATACTTATAAGTTCCTGCGTTAGTACTAAATCTACTTTAAAAAATGTAGATGATACAGCACCTGATTTAGTAGTAAATAGTAACAATACCTTTGAAATAAAACTATTTAGTACCGACAAAAAATATGGGTACGACAAAGATTATCCTATTAATATTTTTTATCAAACCAGTAAATCCGATGCTAATCAAGAACGTTTTTTAAATGCTTTGGCTGGGCCAAAAGGAGAAAAAATAAGCTATACAAAATTAGAAAGCTGCTGTCCCTTTCCTACTAAAAGAAGTGATATGGGTGCTGGTTTTTTAGATGTTTACGAGCTTAAATGGGAGGGACAAAAAAAACCTGTCGTATTGTATCTAAACATTTACGAAAAAGGAGTATTGATGGTTCCTTTTGGTTTGCGACTAAAAGACAAATAA
- a CDS encoding ATP-dependent Clp protease adaptor ClpS, with protein MSTKEKVKERVRFQETTIANNEIVVYNDDVNTFDHVIDTLVRVCDHTPEQAEQCSLIIHYNGKCTVKTDVYDKLKPQCIQLLEAGLSAEII; from the coding sequence ATGAGTACTAAAGAAAAAGTAAAAGAAAGAGTCCGTTTTCAAGAAACAACAATAGCAAATAACGAAATTGTTGTTTATAATGATGATGTCAATACTTTTGATCACGTAATTGACACCTTGGTTCGCGTGTGCGACCATACTCCTGAACAAGCTGAACAATGTTCGCTAATTATTCATTACAACGGGAAATGTACTGTCAAAACTGACGTGTATGACAAACTCAAACCACAATGTATTCAATTATTGGAAGCTGGATTGAGTGCCGAAATTATCTAG
- the tpiA gene encoding triose-phosphate isomerase, with translation MRKKIVAGNWKMHKNAEQTEDLLNDLIAKVPTDSTAQVIVAPTFVNLASAVDHLEFTNIDVAAQNVHQAESGAFTGEISADMLKSVGVNTVILGHSERRSIFHETDALIASKVDAALEHDMTVIFCFGEELKDRQSNTHFNVVENQLKDGLFHISANDWKNVVLAYEPVWAIGTGETASPEQAQEMHEFIRETVRKSFGSDVAENVSILYGGSVKPENAKEIFSKPDVDGGLIGGAALKADDFVAIINAI, from the coding sequence ATGAGAAAAAAGATTGTTGCAGGAAACTGGAAAATGCATAAGAACGCAGAGCAAACAGAAGATTTATTGAATGATTTAATTGCTAAAGTACCTACAGATAGTACTGCACAAGTTATTGTAGCACCTACTTTTGTAAACCTAGCTTCGGCGGTGGATCATTTAGAATTTACCAATATTGATGTAGCTGCTCAAAACGTTCACCAAGCTGAAAGTGGAGCATTTACTGGAGAAATATCTGCTGATATGTTAAAAAGTGTTGGTGTAAACACAGTAATCCTTGGACATTCTGAGCGTAGATCTATTTTTCACGAAACAGATGCTTTAATCGCAAGCAAAGTAGATGCAGCTTTAGAACACGATATGACTGTTATTTTCTGTTTTGGTGAAGAATTAAAAGACCGTCAATCTAACACTCATTTTAACGTTGTAGAGAATCAATTGAAAGATGGTTTATTCCACATTAGTGCTAACGATTGGAAAAATGTTGTTTTAGCTTACGAGCCTGTTTGGGCTATCGGAACTGGAGAAACTGCTTCTCCAGAACAAGCACAAGAAATGCACGAATTCATTAGAGAAACGGTACGTAAATCTTTTGGAAGTGATGTAGCTGAGAATGTTTCTATCCTTTACGGAGGAAGTGTGAAACCTGAAAATGCAAAAGAAATTTTCTCTAAACCAGATGTTGACGGAGGTCTTATCGGTGGAGCGGCTTTAAAAGCAGATGATTTCGTTGCGATTATCAACGCTATCTAA
- a CDS encoding lysoplasmalogenase gives MKNKLFLFIYLGCSVFYLFITAFNQEEIARVVKPFLLPILLIAVYFSESFRTKKILITALIFSWIGDVILLFANKGEIYFILGLVAFLISHLFYIVLFNKQTRSKSISNKLSFGAGVGLILMYFSVMIGTLGPKLGSLTLPVVIYAIVISTMLFFALKGSYQWNAIPYHSVLIGAIFFISSDSILAFNKFYQPISQASFLIMLTYLLAQYSIVWGILDLNQKK, from the coding sequence ATGAAAAACAAATTATTCTTATTCATCTACTTAGGTTGTAGTGTTTTTTACTTATTCATTACCGCATTTAACCAAGAAGAAATTGCCCGAGTAGTAAAACCTTTTCTACTTCCTATTTTATTAATTGCAGTGTATTTTTCAGAAAGCTTTAGAACCAAAAAAATCTTAATAACGGCATTAATCTTCTCTTGGATAGGCGATGTAATTTTGCTTTTTGCAAATAAAGGCGAAATCTATTTTATACTAGGACTAGTAGCATTCTTAATTTCCCATCTCTTTTATATTGTACTATTTAACAAACAAACTAGGAGTAAGTCTATAAGCAACAAATTAAGTTTTGGAGCCGGAGTTGGATTGATTCTAATGTATTTTTCAGTGATGATTGGAACGCTAGGTCCTAAACTAGGTTCGCTTACTCTGCCAGTAGTAATTTATGCAATAGTAATCAGTACCATGTTATTTTTTGCTCTAAAAGGAAGTTATCAATGGAATGCCATTCCGTATCACTCCGTTTTGATAGGAGCTATATTTTTTATCAGTTCAGACAGTATTTTGGCTTTTAACAAATTCTACCAGCCCATTTCTCAAGCTTCCTTCTTAATAATGCTTACTTATTTACTAGCGCAGTATAGCATTGTTTGGGGTATTTTAGATTTGAATCAAAAAAAATAG
- a CDS encoding sterol desaturase family protein, giving the protein MKEYATVLLLAMPLFLVLIIIEKVYGYYKGEDTAPIMDSVSSISSGIINSLKDVLGLSVTLLSYEWMATKIALFHQDASILTYLIGFIVIDFYGYWSHRWSHQINFFWNKHAIHHSSEEFNLSCALRQSVSSFVNLFTFLLIPAALLGVPAKVIAITLPIHLFLQFWYHTKHIKKMGILEQILVTPSHHRVHHAINPEYIDKNHSQIFIFWDKLFGTYQEELDTVPPVFGITRPAQTWNPFRINFQHLWLLICDAWRAENWKDKLTIWFKPTGWRPENFEEKYPVTKISNVYSFDKYGTHYSKKLMYWSVVQLFVTLGLVSYLYLSIARIDIQHVFVYGTFIFISVYSYTELMDTNNYSLFWESIRFVFGIGIITYFGNWFEIDTLIPFGTYLVMGYLTLSLIINIYFVSSGFKSKKLALT; this is encoded by the coding sequence ATGAAAGAATATGCTACAGTATTATTATTGGCTATGCCCTTGTTTTTGGTATTAATAATTATCGAAAAAGTATACGGCTATTATAAAGGAGAGGACACAGCTCCCATTATGGATTCTGTATCAAGTATCAGTTCTGGAATTATTAATTCTTTAAAAGATGTACTCGGTCTAAGCGTCACCTTACTTTCTTATGAATGGATGGCAACCAAAATTGCCTTGTTTCATCAAGACGCTTCGATTCTTACGTACTTAATTGGATTTATTGTTATTGATTTTTATGGTTACTGGTCGCATCGATGGTCACACCAAATTAATTTTTTTTGGAACAAACATGCCATACATCATAGTAGCGAAGAATTCAATTTGTCGTGTGCTTTACGCCAAAGTGTATCTAGTTTTGTCAACCTATTTACTTTCCTATTAATCCCAGCAGCTTTACTTGGTGTTCCTGCCAAAGTTATAGCCATCACCTTACCTATTCATTTGTTTTTACAATTTTGGTATCATACCAAACACATTAAAAAAATGGGGATTTTGGAACAAATACTAGTTACCCCTTCGCATCATCGAGTGCATCATGCCATCAATCCCGAATACATTGATAAAAATCACAGTCAAATTTTTATTTTTTGGGACAAATTATTCGGAACCTATCAAGAAGAACTAGATACCGTACCTCCCGTTTTCGGAATAACAAGACCCGCTCAAACTTGGAATCCGTTCCGAATTAACTTTCAACATCTTTGGCTGTTAATTTGCGATGCTTGGCGAGCGGAGAATTGGAAAGACAAATTGACCATTTGGTTTAAACCAACCGGTTGGCGTCCAGAAAATTTTGAAGAAAAATATCCTGTAACCAAAATTTCGAACGTCTATAGTTTTGATAAATATGGTACACATTATTCTAAAAAATTAATGTATTGGTCTGTGGTACAATTGTTTGTTACTTTAGGATTAGTAAGCTATTTATACCTTTCTATTGCAAGAATAGACATTCAACATGTTTTCGTTTACGGAACTTTTATTTTTATTAGTGTGTATAGTTACACCGAATTAATGGACACCAACAATTATTCGTTGTTCTGGGAAAGTATCCGATTTGTTTTTGGAATTGGGATAATTACTTATTTCGGAAATTGGTTTGAAATTGACACTCTGATTCCTTTTGGAACCTACTTAGTAATGGGATATTTAACTCTTTCGTTAATTATCAACATCTATTTTGTAAGCTCGGGGTTCAAATCTAAAAAATTGGCTCTAACCTAA
- a CDS encoding DUF1599 domain-containing protein, with protein MKNTSQEYDAVVAVCRSLFINKMKDYGSAWRILRLPSLTDQIFIKAQRIRSLQENEVRKVNEDESGEFIGIINYSIMALIQLELGIADQPDLDVTKASELYDAKIKETKKLMENKNHDYGEAWRDMRVSSLTDLILQKLLRVKQIEDNKGKTLVSEGIDANYQDMINYAVFALILMK; from the coding sequence ATGAAGAATACTTCACAAGAATATGATGCCGTTGTTGCGGTATGCCGCTCTTTATTTATCAATAAAATGAAAGATTACGGAAGTGCTTGGCGCATTTTACGCTTACCATCACTTACTGACCAAATATTTATCAAAGCCCAACGCATCCGAAGTTTACAAGAGAATGAAGTTCGAAAAGTAAACGAAGATGAGTCGGGAGAATTCATCGGAATCATCAACTATTCTATTATGGCATTAATTCAACTGGAATTAGGAATTGCTGACCAACCTGATTTGGATGTCACTAAAGCCAGTGAATTGTACGATGCCAAAATCAAGGAAACTAAAAAATTAATGGAAAATAAAAACCATGATTATGGCGAGGCTTGGCGCGATATGCGAGTGAGTTCCTTGACGGATTTGATTTTGCAAAAATTACTTCGCGTAAAGCAAATTGAAGACAACAAGGGAAAAACATTAGTATCAGAAGGTATTGACGCCAATTATCAAGACATGATCAATTATGCCGTTTTTGCATTGATTTTAATGAAATAA
- the prmA gene encoding 50S ribosomal protein L11 methyltransferase, with translation MSNSYIGYHFTIEPKELGSEILIAELGEKAFESFTETETGIDAFVQKELWDDTILDDVYILQSEEFTIDYTYEEIEQINWNEEWEKNFEPIEVDGKCHVRAPFHPKTEAEFDIVIEPKMSFGTGHHETTHMMIQHLLEMEVKGLKTLDMGCGTAILAILAEMKGAQPIDAIDIDNWCYLNSIENAERNYCQHISVYEGDATLLKGKKYDLIIANINRNILLNDMQSYVDCLNPGGTILFSGFYEEDIPFIDSSCTEKGLTYVKKFQRNNWVSLKYVN, from the coding sequence ATGTCAAATAGTTATATCGGATACCATTTTACAATCGAGCCAAAAGAACTAGGGTCAGAAATTCTAATTGCCGAATTAGGAGAAAAAGCATTTGAGAGTTTCACGGAAACGGAAACAGGAATTGATGCTTTTGTTCAAAAAGAATTGTGGGACGATACCATTCTTGATGATGTTTACATTTTACAATCGGAAGAATTTACCATTGACTACACCTACGAAGAAATAGAACAAATCAATTGGAATGAAGAATGGGAAAAAAACTTCGAACCTATTGAGGTAGACGGTAAATGCCATGTTCGCGCTCCTTTTCACCCTAAGACAGAAGCTGAGTTTGATATCGTTATTGAACCTAAAATGAGTTTTGGTACTGGACACCACGAAACTACACACATGATGATTCAGCATCTTTTAGAAATGGAGGTAAAAGGTTTAAAAACCTTAGATATGGGATGCGGAACTGCAATTTTAGCAATTTTAGCGGAGATGAAAGGCGCCCAACCTATTGATGCTATCGATATTGATAATTGGTGTTATTTGAATTCTATAGAAAATGCAGAGCGTAACTATTGCCAACACATTAGCGTGTATGAAGGAGATGCAACTTTGCTTAAAGGCAAGAAATACGACTTGATCATTGCGAATATCAACCGAAATATTCTATTAAATGACATGCAATCGTATGTGGATTGTTTGAACCCTGGCGGAACGATTTTATTTAGTGGATTCTACGAAGAAGACATTCCCTTTATAGATAGTTCTTGTACCGAAAAAGGTTTGACTTACGTTAAAAAGTTTCAAAGAAACAACTGGGTTTCATTAAAATATGTAAATTAG
- the nadC gene encoding carboxylating nicotinate-nucleotide diphosphorylase, producing the protein MISDSQFKKELELLIANAIREDVGAGDYSSLACVPASAKGKAKLLVKEDGIIAGVAFAKMIFDYVDASLQLEIFIEDGSVVKKGDVVFHVSGSSQSILKAERVVLNSMQRMSAIATKTNEYVQLLKGTQTKILDTRKTTPGFRAPEKWAVKIGGGENHRFALYDMIMLKDNHIDFAGGITLAIAKTKDYLKANNLDLKIIVEARDLDEIKEILESDGVDRILIDNFNYEDTRKAVALIGDQCQTESSGNIDETTIRHYADCGVDYISSGALTHSVVNMDLSLKAF; encoded by the coding sequence ATGATTAGTGATTCCCAATTCAAAAAGGAGTTAGAACTTTTGATTGCCAATGCGATACGTGAAGATGTGGGTGCGGGTGATTATAGCTCTTTAGCTTGTGTTCCTGCTTCGGCCAAAGGAAAAGCTAAATTATTAGTGAAGGAGGACGGGATTATTGCAGGAGTTGCATTTGCCAAAATGATATTCGATTATGTAGATGCTAGTTTACAGTTGGAAATTTTTATTGAAGATGGTTCAGTGGTGAAGAAAGGTGATGTAGTTTTTCATGTTTCGGGAAGTTCACAATCTATTTTGAAAGCCGAACGCGTGGTGCTGAATTCTATGCAACGCATGTCGGCTATTGCTACAAAAACAAATGAGTATGTTCAATTATTAAAAGGAACTCAAACCAAAATTCTAGATACTCGTAAAACTACTCCAGGGTTTCGCGCTCCAGAAAAATGGGCAGTAAAAATAGGCGGAGGCGAAAATCATCGTTTTGCCTTGTATGATATGATTATGTTGAAAGACAATCATATTGATTTTGCAGGCGGAATTACTTTGGCTATAGCCAAAACCAAAGACTATCTTAAAGCGAATAATTTAGATTTAAAAATTATAGTAGAAGCTCGGGATTTAGATGAAATTAAAGAAATTTTAGAAAGCGATGGGGTAGATCGTATCTTGATAGATAATTTTAATTACGAAGATACTCGAAAAGCTGTTGCTTTAATTGGAGATCAATGCCAAACAGAATCGTCAGGAAATATAGATGAAACTACCATTCGACACTATGCGGATTGTGGTGTGGATTATATTTCCTCAGGGGCTTTGACACATTCAGTTGTTAATATGGATTTAAGTTTAAAAGCATTTTAA
- a CDS encoding DUF6691 family protein, whose amino-acid sequence MKFIKFLIVGFVFGIVLTKSEAVSWYRIYEMFQFQSFHMYGIISVAIATGVIGIQIIKKYQLKAIDGTPIVIKAKEKGSARYWIGGIFFGLGWGLVGSCPGPIFILLGAGILPVVIVLLGALLGTILYGVLKDKLPH is encoded by the coding sequence ATGAAATTCATTAAATTTCTAATCGTAGGGTTTGTTTTCGGAATCGTTTTAACCAAATCAGAAGCGGTGTCTTGGTATCGTATTTACGAAATGTTTCAATTTCAATCGTTTCATATGTACGGCATTATTTCGGTAGCTATTGCAACAGGTGTAATTGGAATTCAAATCATCAAAAAGTATCAATTAAAAGCAATTGATGGTACTCCAATTGTTATTAAAGCTAAAGAAAAAGGTTCGGCTCGTTATTGGATTGGGGGCATCTTTTTTGGTTTAGGTTGGGGATTAGTTGGTTCTTGTCCTGGACCAATATTTATATTGTTAGGTGCTGGAATTTTACCAGTTGTTATAGTGCTTTTGGGGGCTTTGTTAGGTACTATTTTGTATGGTGTTTTAAAAGATAAATTACCTCACTAA
- the rlmH gene encoding 23S rRNA (pseudouridine(1915)-N(3))-methyltransferase RlmH, with the protein MNIKLIAIGKTDNKALQSLIDDYTKRLSFYIKFELDIIPDIKNVKNLSESQQKEKEGELILAKISPTDQLILLDENGKNFSSVGFSEELQKKMNSGIKTLVFVIGGPYGFSDTVYAKAQGKIALSLMTFSHQMVRLFFIEQLYRGFTILRNEPYHHQ; encoded by the coding sequence ATGAATATTAAACTCATCGCAATTGGCAAAACAGACAACAAGGCATTGCAATCGTTAATTGACGATTACACCAAACGATTGTCTTTTTATATCAAATTTGAGTTGGATATTATTCCTGATATTAAAAACGTAAAAAACTTATCTGAAAGTCAACAAAAGGAAAAAGAAGGCGAGTTGATTTTAGCTAAAATAAGTCCGACAGACCAGCTAATTTTATTGGATGAAAATGGAAAGAATTTTTCAAGCGTGGGATTTTCAGAAGAATTACAAAAGAAAATGAACTCTGGCATCAAAACTTTGGTTTTTGTAATTGGTGGCCCTTACGGATTTTCGGATACGGTATACGCTAAAGCGCAAGGAAAAATAGCACTTTCACTAATGACCTTTTCACATCAAATGGTGCGTTTATTCTTTATTGAGCAGCTCTACCGCGGATTTACAATTTTAAGAAACGAACCGTATCATCATCAGTAA
- a CDS encoding BT_3928 family protein: MKNILTQFSRIFVGILFIISGLIKLNDPLGFSYKLAEYFGEPVFNLPFFVRFSLAIAIFLVILEVVLGIMLLLGFKSKLTVWLLLILIIKFTFLTFYSAYFNVVKDCGCFGDALHLTPWESFTKDVVLLFFILILFFNVKLIQPLFKAKIQNILVLISIGLCSFIAYWVLHHLPIIDFRPFKVGNNIQKGMEIPEGAPQSVVEMTFIYKVNGVDTEFTEKDLMKIPAGATFVDRKDKVIVEGYVPPIHDFTMEKDGADYKDELLQNPKLMLFVAYDLAIANKEGLTQLERLKQQADAKGYTVIGMTGSAPEQIEKTKKEFGFTFDFYFCDATALKTIERANPSIVILEKGTVKQKVHYNDIEDLKL, from the coding sequence CTGAAAAACATACTCACCCAATTTTCTCGAATTTTCGTAGGGATTCTTTTTATTATTTCGGGATTAATCAAATTAAATGATCCTTTAGGCTTCTCTTATAAATTAGCGGAATATTTTGGAGAACCTGTATTTAATTTACCTTTCTTTGTGCGATTTTCATTAGCAATAGCTATCTTTTTAGTCATTCTTGAAGTTGTTTTGGGAATTATGCTTTTGTTAGGCTTCAAATCAAAACTAACCGTTTGGCTTTTGCTAATTCTTATCATTAAATTTACTTTCCTAACTTTCTATTCGGCTTATTTTAATGTGGTGAAAGATTGTGGATGTTTTGGAGATGCTTTGCATTTAACCCCTTGGGAATCCTTTACAAAAGATGTGGTTTTATTATTTTTTATTTTGATTTTATTTTTCAATGTCAAATTAATTCAACCTTTATTTAAAGCCAAAATCCAGAATATTTTAGTTCTTATTAGTATTGGACTATGTAGTTTTATAGCGTATTGGGTATTGCATCACCTACCAATTATTGACTTCAGACCTTTTAAAGTAGGCAACAATATCCAAAAAGGAATGGAAATTCCAGAAGGAGCACCACAATCTGTTGTAGAAATGACTTTTATCTACAAAGTAAACGGAGTGGATACTGAATTTACAGAAAAGGATTTAATGAAAATACCTGCAGGAGCTACTTTTGTAGATAGAAAAGATAAAGTCATTGTAGAAGGTTATGTACCTCCTATTCACGATTTTACAATGGAAAAAGACGGTGCTGACTATAAAGACGAGTTGTTGCAAAATCCAAAACTAATGCTATTTGTTGCTTATGATTTGGCTATTGCCAACAAAGAAGGGTTAACCCAACTAGAACGTCTCAAACAACAAGCTGACGCGAAAGGATATACTGTTATCGGTATGACAGGTTCGGCACCTGAACAAATAGAAAAAACAAAGAAAGAATTTGGATTCACATTTGATTTTTACTTCTGTGATGCCACCGCTTTAAAAACCATTGAAAGAGCCAATCCGAGTATTGTAATTCTTGAAAAAGGTACTGTAAAACAAAAAGTACATTATAATGATATTGAAGATTTGAAATTATAA
- a CDS encoding TlpA family protein disulfide reductase, protein MKKLIAILIAFASFSCTSNAQKKTFSETALSETLLSTDGSQVAFKDIIKKQKGKTTVIEVWASWCGDCVKAMPKVKELQANHPKVAFTFISMDKTSDKWLAGIEKHELKGDHYMANDQMKGIFGKAIDLDWIPRYIILDKSGKIVLYRAIETDFDLINETLNKLK, encoded by the coding sequence ATGAAAAAACTAATTGCTATATTAATTGCTTTCGCTTCTTTTTCGTGTACAAGCAATGCACAGAAAAAAACATTTTCAGAAACTGCTTTGTCTGAAACGCTATTATCGACTGATGGGAGTCAGGTAGCTTTTAAAGATATTATCAAGAAACAAAAAGGTAAAACTACCGTAATTGAAGTTTGGGCGTCATGGTGCGGAGACTGTGTCAAAGCAATGCCTAAGGTAAAAGAATTACAAGCCAATCATCCAAAAGTAGCTTTTACATTTATCTCGATGGATAAAACTTCCGACAAATGGTTAGCCGGAATTGAAAAACACGAATTAAAAGGAGACCATTATATGGCGAATGACCAGATGAAAGGTATTTTTGGTAAAGCGATAGATTTGGATTGGATTCCGAGATATATTATTTTAGATAAATCAGGAAAAATTGTACTATATCGAGCTATCGAAACTGATTTCGATCTAATTAATGAGACATTAAACAAATTAAAATAA
- a CDS encoding YeeE/YedE family protein produces the protein MNAFFETWPWYISGFIIGMIMLCLIYFGKHFGMSSNLESLCSMSGLGKKVAYFDFDWKANKWNLIVVLGAMLGGFVAVHFMSDPSNVSINPKTIEQLAVLGIDAPNGKLAPEVLFGNQIFTSPKSIFILLIGGILIGFGTRYAGGCTSGHAISGLSNLQLPSLKAVIGFFIGGLIMVHFVLPLIF, from the coding sequence ATGAATGCGTTTTTTGAGACTTGGCCTTGGTATATCTCCGGATTTATAATAGGTATGATTATGCTTTGTTTGATCTACTTTGGGAAACATTTTGGAATGTCCTCAAATTTAGAGTCGCTGTGTTCAATGTCAGGGTTAGGTAAAAAAGTAGCTTATTTTGACTTTGATTGGAAGGCTAATAAGTGGAATTTGATAGTGGTATTGGGTGCAATGCTTGGCGGATTTGTTGCTGTACATTTTATGAGTGATCCAAGTAATGTATCGATTAATCCAAAGACTATTGAACAATTAGCAGTACTTGGAATCGATGCACCTAACGGAAAGTTGGCTCCAGAGGTTCTTTTTGGAAATCAAATCTTTACATCGCCTAAAAGTATTTTTATTTTACTCATTGGAGGAATTTTAATTGGTTTTGGTACTCGCTATGCTGGAGGTTGTACTTCTGGTCATGCTATTTCGGGCTTGAGTAATTTACAATTACCATCTTTAAAAGCGGTTATAGGATTTTTTATTGGCGGACTCATTATGGTACATTTTGTTTTACCTCTAATTTTTTAA
- the folP gene encoding dihydropteroate synthase, whose translation MTINCKGQLIDLSNPKVMGILNLTPNSFFDGGKYKNETEIIAQVQKMLSEGATFIDIGAYSSKPNAEFVSTEEEMARIVPIVDLLVQRFPNILISIDTFRSQVAEACIQKGAALINDISAGKLDDAMLGVVARYNLPYIMMHMRGTPQTMSTLTQYEDVVKEVLLYFSERIAVARSLGINDLIVDPGFGFAKTLEQNYEVLQKMELFQQLKLPVLVGISRKSMIYKTLNNNASESLNGTTTLNTISLLKGANILRVHDVKEAVECITLFNKMNS comes from the coding sequence ATGACGATTAATTGTAAAGGACAGCTCATCGATTTATCAAACCCTAAAGTAATGGGAATTCTGAATCTAACTCCCAATTCTTTTTTTGATGGTGGAAAGTATAAAAACGAAACTGAAATTATAGCGCAAGTTCAAAAAATGCTTTCAGAAGGGGCTACTTTTATTGATATTGGTGCCTATTCTAGTAAACCCAATGCAGAATTTGTGTCTACAGAAGAGGAAATGGCACGAATTGTTCCTATAGTTGACTTGTTGGTGCAACGATTTCCAAATATCTTGATTTCAATTGATACGTTTCGCTCTCAAGTGGCTGAAGCTTGTATTCAAAAAGGAGCCGCATTAATCAATGATATTTCAGCAGGAAAATTAGACGATGCAATGTTGGGTGTTGTTGCCAGGTACAATCTGCCTTACATTATGATGCACATGCGAGGAACTCCCCAAACAATGTCAACACTCACGCAATATGAAGATGTGGTTAAAGAAGTGCTTTTGTATTTCTCAGAACGAATAGCTGTAGCGCGAAGTTTAGGTATCAATGATTTGATTGTTGATCCTGGATTTGGTTTTGCCAAAACACTAGAACAGAATTATGAAGTGCTTCAGAAGATGGAATTATTTCAGCAATTAAAATTGCCAGTTTTAGTTGGTATTTCAAGAAAATCAATGATTTATAAAACATTGAATAATAATGCATCTGAATCTCTTAATGGAACCACAACTTTAAACACAATTTCATTGTTGAAGGGAGCGAATATTCTTCGTGTTCATGATGTAAAAGAAGCGGTGGAGTGTATCACTTTATTTAATAAAATGAATTCATGA